From Calothrix sp. PCC 6303, a single genomic window includes:
- a CDS encoding YifB family Mg chelatase-like AAA ATPase — translation MLARVWSASIIGIDAVKVGVEVDVSGGLPGIVILGLPDAAIQESKERVRATLKNTGFAFPVKKIVINLTPADLRKEGPCFDLPISIGILAASDQISPQLLGDYLFLGEVSLDGSLRPVAGVLPIAASAQKMGIAGLVVPADNAQEAAVVEGLAVYGFNSILEVADFLNNPTRYQPVQVEANPTSEIFTLGNVDLKDVKGQAHGRRALEIAAAGGHNLIFVGPPGSGKTMLARRLPGILPPLTFSEALEVTRIHSVAGLLKNRGKLVRDRPFRSPHHSASGPSLVGGGGFPRPGEISLAHNGILFLDELTEFKRDVLEFLRQPLEDGHVTISRAKQSVTFPSQFTLVASTNPCPCGYYGDTIQACTCSPRQREQYWAKLSGPLMDRIDLQVAVNRLKAEEITQQPTGETSGDIYQRVLRARKAASERFAEEKNLRCNAQMQSRHMQKWCQLDEQSRKLLETAINKLGLSARASDRILKVARTIADLAGDEQLKSHHVAEAIQYRTIDRMQ, via the coding sequence ATGCTTGCCAGGGTTTGGAGTGCATCCATCATTGGAATCGATGCTGTAAAAGTAGGTGTGGAAGTAGATGTGTCTGGAGGATTACCGGGAATCGTAATTCTGGGACTTCCAGATGCGGCAATTCAGGAATCCAAAGAACGAGTTAGGGCAACTTTGAAAAACACAGGATTTGCCTTCCCCGTCAAAAAGATAGTGATTAATTTAACCCCTGCTGATTTACGCAAAGAGGGTCCATGCTTTGATTTACCCATCAGCATCGGTATTTTGGCAGCTTCCGACCAAATTAGTCCCCAACTACTAGGTGATTATTTATTCCTGGGGGAAGTTAGTTTGGATGGTAGCCTACGTCCAGTTGCCGGAGTATTACCCATTGCTGCATCTGCCCAAAAAATGGGAATTGCTGGTTTAGTTGTCCCTGCAGATAATGCCCAAGAAGCCGCAGTGGTGGAAGGTCTAGCTGTGTATGGGTTCAATAGTATTTTAGAAGTCGCAGATTTTTTAAACAATCCAACTCGCTACCAACCTGTACAAGTAGAAGCTAACCCAACCTCCGAAATTTTCACCCTAGGAAATGTCGATTTAAAAGACGTGAAAGGGCAAGCACATGGTAGAAGAGCCTTAGAAATAGCTGCGGCAGGCGGACATAATTTAATCTTCGTTGGACCCCCCGGTAGTGGTAAAACCATGCTAGCCAGACGTTTACCGGGAATCTTACCACCCCTGACATTTTCCGAAGCCCTAGAAGTCACAAGAATTCATTCCGTTGCTGGCTTATTAAAAAACCGGGGGAAGCTAGTACGCGATCGCCCTTTTCGTAGCCCCCATCATTCTGCGTCGGGTCCCTCTTTAGTTGGGGGTGGTGGTTTTCCCCGTCCTGGTGAAATTTCTCTAGCACATAATGGCATCTTATTTTTAGATGAACTCACCGAATTTAAGCGCGATGTTTTAGAATTTCTCCGTCAACCCCTCGAAGATGGACATGTCACCATTTCCCGCGCCAAACAATCTGTAACTTTTCCCTCCCAATTCACCTTAGTTGCCAGTACCAACCCCTGTCCCTGCGGTTATTACGGGGATACCATCCAAGCTTGTACCTGTTCCCCTCGACAAAGAGAGCAATATTGGGCAAAGCTTTCGGGACCATTGATGGATAGAATCGATCTTCAAGTAGCCGTGAACCGTCTCAAAGCCGAAGAAATTACCCAACAACCTACCGGGGAAACTTCTGGAGACATCTATCAACGAGTTCTCAGAGCTAGAAAAGCCGCATCTGAACGCTTTGCCGAGGAGAAAAATCTCCGATGTAATGCTCAAATGCAAAGCCGTCACATGCAAAAATGGTGTCAGCTAGATGAACAAAGTCGCAAATTATTGGAAACTGCAATTAATAAATTAGGTTTATCAGCTAGGGCAAGTGACAGAATCCTCAAAGTTGCCCGAACTATTGCAGATTTGGCAGGTGATGAACAGTTGAAAAGTCACCATGTAGCTGAGGCAATTCAATATCGTACAATCGATCGAATGCAGTAG
- a CDS encoding ISL3 family transposase — protein MKFSVEQILNLPGIKVLNCQDIEGLGLIIEIQVDSKSSKCPRCGKASHSIHQHHWRNIKDLPWSNQQVILRIDRRQFRCKNCQKLFSEDLDFVDKQRGYTKRFAIEIVKQVLDSNIRSVAERNDLSESEIQSMLDSLESDISFETSEIKRLGIDEISLIKGQGNYLGVLVDLDRRKPIDIVESRRQSEMTQALQSMGNEVLEQIEEVSIDLWKPYKSLVKELMPNAEVTIDRFHVMKQVNDELDAARKQQKKEANSLKNKLDRDRILAGLLKSKYSLLKNEDSLNETQKEKLKAVQNVSPTLSKMHELKEKFRNIFNTAESWGDGVLKLLDWMYDSSLYFPKTIRTIFRWFGDIVGYFEQRTTSGTVEGINNKLKLVKRLGYGFRNFANFRLRCLLSWHFSVKFP, from the coding sequence ATGAAGTTTTCCGTAGAGCAAATTCTGAATTTACCAGGGATAAAAGTATTAAATTGTCAAGATATTGAAGGCTTAGGATTAATCATAGAAATACAAGTTGACTCCAAATCTTCTAAATGTCCAAGATGTGGTAAAGCTAGTCATAGTATACATCAGCATCATTGGCGTAATATTAAAGACTTGCCATGGAGTAATCAGCAAGTAATATTAAGAATTGATCGTCGTCAATTTAGGTGCAAAAATTGTCAAAAATTATTTAGTGAGGATTTAGATTTTGTCGATAAACAACGAGGATATACTAAAAGATTTGCAATAGAAATAGTGAAACAAGTGTTAGACAGTAACATTCGTAGTGTTGCAGAGAGAAATGATTTAAGTGAATCAGAAATTCAATCGATGCTAGATTCTTTAGAATCAGATATCAGTTTTGAGACAAGTGAAATAAAGCGTCTAGGTATAGATGAAATTTCTTTAATTAAAGGTCAAGGTAATTATTTAGGAGTATTGGTAGATTTAGACAGAAGAAAACCAATTGATATTGTTGAGTCACGTCGTCAATCAGAAATGACTCAAGCTTTGCAGAGTATGGGCAATGAGGTTTTAGAGCAAATTGAAGAAGTTAGTATAGACTTGTGGAAACCATATAAAAGTTTAGTCAAAGAGTTGATGCCAAATGCAGAAGTAACTATTGATAGATTTCATGTAATGAAACAGGTAAATGATGAATTAGATGCAGCGCGTAAACAGCAAAAAAAAGAAGCAAATTCCCTCAAGAATAAATTAGATAGAGATCGAATATTGGCGGGATTATTAAAAAGTAAATATAGCTTGTTGAAAAACGAAGATTCTTTAAATGAGACTCAAAAAGAAAAGCTAAAAGCAGTTCAAAATGTATCTCCAACTCTATCAAAAATGCACGAGTTAAAAGAGAAATTCAGAAATATATTTAACACTGCTGAATCATGGGGCGATGGGGTACTAAAATTATTAGATTGGATGTATGATTCGAGTTTATACTTTCCGAAAACTATTAGAACAATTTTTAGATGGTTTGGAGATATAGTTGGTTATTTTGAACAAAGAACAACTAGTGGCACTGTAGAAGGAATTAATAATAAGTTGAAGCTAGTCAAAAGATTAGGATATGGTTTCCGTAATTTCGCAAATTTTAGATTACGCTGCTTATTATCTTGGCACTTTAGTGTTAAATTTCCATAA
- a CDS encoding type II toxin-antitoxin system VapC family toxin has translation MLPVVVLPEICYLLASRLGHQAMRRFVSNLTPKAVQVEPVAIEDLQRVHEILEQYADSQLDFTDATIVAIAERLNITRVYTLDRRDFSMIRPNHCDYFELLP, from the coding sequence GTGTTACCTGTGGTTGTTTTGCCTGAAATCTGTTACTTGCTTGCGTCAAGATTGGGACATCAAGCAATGCGTCGTTTCGTGTCTAACCTGACACCTAAAGCAGTTCAAGTTGAACCTGTGGCTATAGAAGATTTGCAAAGAGTACATGAGATTTTAGAGCAATATGCTGATAGCCAGCTTGATTTTACGGATGCAACAATCGTTGCCATCGCTGAGAGGCTGAACATCACGCGGGTTTACACGCTTGATCGCCGAGATTTTTCCATGATTCGTCCAAACCACTGCGATTATTTTGAGTTACTGCCTTGA
- a CDS encoding type II toxin-antitoxin system RelE family toxin, with protein MYEVLLHPDVQNVYVNADKALAKKIARCLQQLEQTPRLHPNIKALKGDYAGYYRYRIGDYRVIYSVDDEVVQVFVVAIAHRSEAYEP; from the coding sequence ATGTATGAAGTTCTGCTCCATCCAGATGTTCAAAATGTTTATGTCAATGCTGACAAAGCCCTAGCGAAGAAAATTGCCCGATGTTTACAACAGCTAGAGCAAACTCCCCGATTACACCCCAACATTAAAGCTCTCAAGGGAGATTATGCAGGGTACTATCGCTACCGAATTGGGGACTACAGGGTGATTTATTCGGTGGACGATGAAGTTGTGCAGGTATTTGTTGTGGCAATTGCTCATCGTAGTGAAGCGTATGAACCATGA
- a CDS encoding SDR family oxidoreductase, translated as MLLKNKVALVTGAGSGIAKATAFLLAQEGAKVAALGRTVDDIKLTVSEIHNQGCEAMPLIADISQPQEMQQAVEKIIDEWECLDIVFANAGINGVWAPIEDLLPEEWDKTINVNLRGTFLTLKYAVPYLKKQGGSVIITSSVNGTRVFNNIGSTAYSCTKAAQVALAKMIAVELAAYHIRVNVICPGAIATNVHQTTQRRNLENIRENAEFPGIKIPLTGGELGSSEQIAQLVLFLASDTSSHITGTEIWIDAGESLS; from the coding sequence ATGTTATTAAAAAATAAAGTTGCTCTTGTGACTGGCGCAGGTTCTGGTATCGCTAAAGCTACAGCATTTCTACTCGCTCAAGAAGGGGCAAAAGTTGCCGCATTAGGTCGCACAGTTGATGACATTAAATTAACAGTTTCTGAAATTCACAATCAAGGATGTGAAGCAATGCCATTAATTGCTGACATTTCCCAACCGCAAGAAATGCAGCAGGCAGTAGAAAAAATTATTGATGAATGGGAATGCTTGGATATCGTTTTTGCTAACGCTGGTATTAATGGTGTGTGGGCACCGATTGAAGATTTGTTACCAGAAGAATGGGATAAAACAATCAACGTTAATCTTCGAGGTACTTTCTTAACTTTAAAATACGCAGTTCCTTATCTCAAAAAGCAGGGTGGTTCAGTAATTATAACTTCATCTGTTAACGGTACAAGGGTTTTCAACAATATTGGCTCCACAGCTTATTCTTGTACAAAAGCTGCCCAAGTCGCTTTAGCAAAAATGATTGCAGTTGAATTGGCAGCATACCATATTCGCGTCAACGTAATTTGTCCTGGTGCGATCGCTACCAACGTGCATCAAACTACTCAGAGGAGAAATTTAGAGAACATTCGAGAAAATGCCGAATTTCCAGGGATTAAAATTCCATTAACTGGTGGGGAATTAGGAAGTTCTGAGCAAATAGCCCAATTAGTTCTATTTTTAGCCTCTGATACTTCTAGTCATATCACTGGTACGGAAATTTGGATTGATGCTGGTGAGTCTTTATCGTAG
- a CDS encoding DMT family transporter: protein MTHNISGRWRLGLALSLLTVLLWGILPLALTVALETLDPFTVTWFRFFLSFILLTIYLAIRGQLPRLKQLSSRSWLLLAIASIFLAANYILFLQGLQLTSAANAEVIIQLAPLLMGLGGLLVFKERYTILQWFGVSILCAGLVLFFHEKLSNLVTDPKTYIFGSSLVILGAFVWAIYALAQKQLLQILSSSQIMVITYGLCTVIFSFMAQPKLVLKLDNLHWYTLIFCALNTLIAYGSFAESLVHWEASRVGAVIATAPIVTLISVDFVSVIAPTIIAPEQLTVLGSVGAIMIVGGSIMVTLGKRR, encoded by the coding sequence ATGACACATAATATTTCTGGACGTTGGCGTTTGGGACTGGCTTTATCGTTGCTGACAGTTTTGCTATGGGGTATTCTGCCTCTGGCTTTGACAGTGGCATTAGAAACGCTTGATCCTTTTACTGTCACATGGTTTCGATTTTTCCTCTCGTTTATTCTGTTAACAATCTATTTAGCAATCCGGGGACAACTACCAAGGCTAAAACAATTATCTTCTCGCTCTTGGTTGCTACTTGCGATCGCTAGTATTTTTTTAGCCGCTAACTACATACTGTTTCTCCAAGGTTTACAATTAACTTCAGCGGCAAATGCAGAAGTGATTATTCAGTTAGCACCGTTACTCATGGGTTTGGGGGGACTGTTAGTTTTTAAGGAACGATACACAATCCTTCAATGGTTTGGCGTTAGTATTCTATGTGCCGGACTAGTTTTATTTTTTCACGAGAAATTATCAAATTTAGTTACAGATCCTAAAACATACATATTTGGTAGTAGTCTGGTGATTTTAGGAGCATTTGTCTGGGCTATTTATGCTTTAGCACAAAAGCAGTTGTTACAGATCCTATCTTCATCTCAAATTATGGTGATTACTTATGGACTCTGTACTGTAATTTTCTCTTTTATGGCTCAACCAAAACTAGTCTTAAAATTAGATAATTTACATTGGTATACATTAATTTTTTGTGCTTTAAATACGCTAATTGCTTATGGATCTTTTGCCGAATCATTAGTTCATTGGGAGGCATCACGGGTCGGTGCTGTGATTGCGACGGCACCAATTGTTACTTTAATATCCGTTGATTTTGTATCCGTGATTGCACCTACTATTATCGCTCCAGAGCAGTTGACAGTTCTGGGAAGTGTTGGAGCTATAATGATTGTGGGAGGTTCTATTATGGTAACTCTGGGGAAAAGGCGATGA
- a CDS encoding alpha/beta hydrolase — protein MKSLFGILNNTLGKKILLLLLAMLLPTFSIVHSAQAAERVYASYSALERSISVSALERYAIDGTIDDSLAVYTKYIAPAQMQEFRRILLNPIKVNAVAVSQFLYTPQGEFMLQRLTEVIKTDSRQPLPGFHALRSALILAAADEKGLTLLNLLREYPSASIHIDLARTLGIASELEKLVSETEKAIAAVVEKADIEAKMIEPSMNVSQLPDFRRPGKFAVQKQSIRLLDGSRNRFLLTDVYLPNASFQVPVIVISHGLGTDSSNFQYLASHLASHGFGVIVPNHTGSDTKQLRSLMNGSASKVAEANEFLDRPLDIKYVLNDIEHRNKNQFRGKLNMQQVGVIGQSFGGYTALALAGAQIDFKGLSNACKPKALKDTWNVSLLLQCRALEMQTKNPRKDYNLRDDRVKAVIAINPITSSIFGEMGLNEVKIPVMFIASSDDTVAPALYEQIVPFSWIANPNKYLAVLQGGTHFSAIGVGKSSGEQVGLPSDIVGDDPALARRYINSLSLPFFQAYVAGISKYSPYLNAAYAKAISNEPLGINMIQSLTSTELAQAFNGELKQMRKNQEPSTSPLYNPP, from the coding sequence ATGAAAAGCTTGTTTGGGATTTTAAACAATACCCTGGGAAAAAAAATATTATTGCTGCTGTTAGCAATGCTACTACCAACTTTTAGCATCGTTCATTCAGCGCAAGCAGCTGAGAGGGTTTATGCATCTTACTCTGCTTTAGAGCGGTCAATTTCTGTGAGTGCTTTAGAGAGATACGCGATAGATGGTACTATCGATGATAGTTTAGCTGTTTATACGAAGTATATCGCCCCGGCTCAGATGCAGGAGTTCCGGCGGATTTTGCTCAACCCAATTAAGGTAAATGCAGTTGCTGTATCGCAATTTTTATACACCCCACAGGGGGAGTTTATGTTGCAACGGTTAACAGAGGTGATCAAAACTGATTCACGTCAACCGCTACCGGGGTTTCATGCTTTACGTTCAGCTTTAATTCTTGCCGCTGCTGATGAGAAAGGGTTAACGTTATTAAATTTGTTACGTGAGTATCCTAGTGCTAGTATTCATATTGATTTGGCGCGAACCTTGGGAATTGCCAGTGAACTAGAAAAATTGGTTAGCGAAACTGAGAAAGCGATCGCAGCTGTGGTAGAAAAGGCTGATATCGAAGCGAAGATGATTGAACCATCGATGAATGTCTCGCAATTACCAGATTTTCGTCGTCCAGGTAAATTTGCTGTGCAAAAGCAGTCCATTAGACTTTTGGATGGTTCCCGAAATAGATTTTTACTAACTGATGTATATTTACCTAATGCTTCTTTCCAAGTACCTGTAATTGTGATTTCCCACGGTTTAGGTACCGACAGTAGTAATTTCCAATATTTGGCTTCCCATCTAGCTTCCCACGGTTTTGGTGTAATTGTCCCTAACCACACAGGTAGTGATACAAAGCAGTTGCGATCGCTTATGAATGGAAGTGCTAGTAAAGTCGCTGAAGCTAACGAGTTTTTAGACCGTCCTTTAGATATTAAGTATGTTCTTAATGATATCGAGCACCGGAACAAAAATCAATTTCGGGGTAAGCTGAACATGCAACAGGTGGGTGTAATTGGTCAATCTTTCGGTGGTTACACAGCTTTAGCCCTTGCAGGTGCCCAAATCGATTTTAAGGGGTTGAGTAATGCTTGTAAACCAAAGGCTTTAAAGGATACCTGGAATGTTTCTTTACTTCTCCAATGTCGCGCTTTGGAGATGCAAACTAAAAACCCCCGTAAGGATTATAACCTGCGGGATGACCGGGTAAAAGCTGTGATTGCCATTAATCCCATTACCAGTAGCATATTTGGTGAAATGGGTTTAAATGAGGTGAAGATTCCCGTCATGTTTATTGCCAGTAGTGATGATACTGTTGCACCTGCTTTGTATGAGCAAATTGTTCCTTTTTCCTGGATTGCTAATCCTAATAAATATTTAGCTGTACTTCAGGGTGGAACACACTTTTCGGCGATTGGTGTCGGCAAGAGTAGCGGTGAACAGGTGGGATTACCTTCGGATATTGTAGGTGATGATCCAGCGTTAGCGCGTCGCTATATTAATTCACTTTCATTACCATTTTTCCAAGCTTATGTAGCGGGGATATCTAAATATTCTCCGTATCTCAATGCTGCCTATGCTAAGGCTATATCTAATGAACCTTTGGGAATAAATATGATTCAAAGTTTAACTTCAACGGAGTTAGCGCAAGCTTTTAATGGTGAGTTGAAGCAAATGAGGAAGAATCAGGAACCAAGTACATCTCCTTTGTACAATCCACCATAA
- a CDS encoding NUDIX hydrolase, with amino-acid sequence MVGLSLKQANKIRVKVLGLIRNQNQIFVCEGYDSVKQQTYYRALGGSIDFGEDSLSALQREFQEEIQAELTNIKYLGCVESIFTFEARQSHEILQVYSCDFADSKFYQVKELFFTELSADTPIKALWTDISSFKSGKLKLVPEGFCDFI; translated from the coding sequence ATGGTTGGTTTAAGCTTGAAGCAAGCAAACAAAATTAGGGTGAAAGTTCTTGGATTGATTCGCAATCAAAATCAGATTTTCGTTTGCGAAGGTTATGATTCGGTCAAACAGCAAACCTACTACCGAGCTTTGGGTGGTAGTATTGATTTTGGCGAAGATAGTTTGAGCGCATTACAGCGAGAATTTCAAGAAGAAATTCAAGCCGAGTTAACTAATATTAAGTATCTCGGCTGTGTAGAAAGTATATTTACCTTTGAAGCTAGGCAAAGTCACGAAATTCTCCAAGTATACTCATGTGACTTTGCTGATTCTAAGTTTTATCAAGTTAAAGAACTATTCTTCACTGAATTATCGGCTGATACTCCAATTAAAGCCTTATGGACGGATATTAGCAGTTTTAAATCGGGAAAATTGAAGCTAGTTCCCGAAGGATTTTGTGATTTTATCTAA
- a CDS encoding RpoD/SigA family RNA polymerase sigma factor: MYQHKQQLMKEPMNIAELETIEILPIGMMETDEPSLDLLEAVVQEEAFVFENDERDGDAMGAARPSGYNKTEQDDAVGAFFKEMARYPLLKADEEVELARRVRFLEEWREAQAALKEKSGNQPSKAEVAAEFSLTERQLENRLYQGRVAKRKMIRSNLRLVVSIAKRYLNRGVPFLDLIQEGAMGLNRASEKFDPDKGYKFSTYAYWWIRQAITRAIANDARTIRLPIHIVEKLNKLKKAQRELKQQLGRNPSEIELAESLEIPPSQLRQLQQLRRQSLSLNHRVGKEEDTELMDLLEDEDNQSPEAKMNESMMRQEIWEVLGDVLTPREKDVISLRYGLTTSEPCTLEEVGNMFNLSRERVRQIQSKAMRKLRRPHIAKRLKGWLV, encoded by the coding sequence ATGTACCAACATAAGCAACAACTTATGAAAGAGCCTATGAATATTGCTGAATTAGAAACAATCGAGATTTTACCAATTGGGATGATGGAAACCGACGAACCATCATTAGATCTTCTGGAAGCAGTAGTGCAGGAAGAAGCATTTGTATTTGAAAATGATGAACGTGACGGCGATGCCATGGGGGCGGCGCGACCTTCAGGATATAATAAAACCGAACAGGATGATGCTGTTGGCGCATTTTTTAAAGAAATGGCACGCTACCCACTACTTAAAGCCGATGAAGAGGTGGAATTAGCCAGAAGAGTCAGATTTTTAGAAGAATGGAGAGAAGCACAGGCAGCATTAAAGGAAAAATCGGGAAATCAGCCAAGCAAAGCCGAAGTCGCAGCCGAATTTAGCTTAACAGAAAGACAATTAGAAAACCGTTTATATCAAGGTAGAGTCGCTAAACGCAAAATGATCCGTTCAAATTTGCGTTTAGTTGTATCAATTGCCAAACGCTACTTAAATCGCGGTGTTCCTTTTCTAGATTTAATTCAAGAAGGGGCAATGGGACTAAACCGTGCTTCCGAGAAATTTGATCCTGACAAAGGTTATAAATTTTCAACTTATGCCTATTGGTGGATTAGGCAAGCGATTACCCGTGCGATCGCTAATGATGCCAGAACCATCCGCTTACCCATTCACATCGTCGAAAAACTTAATAAACTCAAAAAAGCCCAACGGGAACTCAAACAACAACTAGGTAGAAATCCCAGCGAAATCGAATTAGCCGAATCTTTAGAAATTCCCCCCTCCCAACTGCGTCAACTTCAACAACTGCGTCGGCAATCCCTTTCCCTCAACCACCGCGTAGGTAAAGAAGAAGACACAGAATTGATGGACTTACTGGAAGATGAAGACAACCAATCTCCAGAAGCGAAAATGAATGAAAGCATGATGCGTCAGGAGATTTGGGAAGTTTTAGGAGATGTCCTCACCCCAAGGGAAAAAGACGTAATTTCCTTGCGCTATGGTTTAACCACCAGTGAACCCTGTACCCTGGAAGAAGTTGGTAACATGTTCAACCTTTCCCGTGAAAGAGTCAGACAAATTCAAAGTAAAGCAATGCGGAAACTGCGTCGTCCCCACATTGCCAAACGTCTTAAGGGATGGTTGGTTTAA